A window of Bacteroidales bacterium genomic DNA:
CGGTTCCATAAAGCATTGCTCAACCTGTTTTTCAGCCGGATGCCATACAACGCCGAACGATTCGTTGTACCGGCCTTTTCGGAAGAACTCCGCCGTCTTCTCGGCGAGAAAAAATTCGATATCATCCAGCTTGAAGGTCTGTACCTGATGCCCTACCTTCCGGTGATACGGTCCTGCACCTCCGCGCCTGTGGTTCTCAGGGCACACAATATTGAATCGGAAATCTGGCTCCGCAAATTCCATCAGGAGCAGTCGCTGTTAAAAAAAGCCTACACCGGGATCCTGGCCAGCCGCCTGCGCCGTATGGAAATTGCCTCGGTCAATCAGTACGACCTTCTTGTCACCATCACCGAACGCGATGCTGATTTCTTTGAAAAATACGGCAACGAAAAGCCTCTGGAAATAATCCCCTTTGGCATCGATCCGGGAGATTATCCCGAGCCCGTTTTTCAGACAGACCCTCCGTCATTGTTTTACATCGGTGCACTCGACTGGCAGCCCAATATCAGCGGCCTTTTATGGTTTCTCGAAGAGGTATGGGCCGAAGTAAAAAGGGAATTCCCGCATCTGGCATTCCATATTGCAGGCCGGAATGCCGCTCCCGAACTGCAGAAAAGAATCCGTCGCCATCCGGTGGTGTTTCACGGGGAAGTGCCTTCCTCCCGTGACTTTATGCGCGATAAAAACATTCTGGTAGTTCCGCTGTTTGCCGGAAGCGGCATACGGGTGAAAATCATTGAAGCCATGGCGATGGGAAAAACCGTCATCTCCACAGAGCTCGGCACAGAAGGCATACCGGCATCTGAAGGCAAAGAACTCTTTCATGCTCAAACGGCCCAAGACTTTATTGATGCCATCCTTACCCTGGCCGCCCGGCCTTCAAGAATTGCCGAAACAGGCCTGGCTGCCCGTCAGCTGGTCTTCTCCCGCTTCAACAACAGAGACCTGACCGGGAAACTTCTTGCATTCTACAAAAGCCATACGGCATGATACCTTCCCTTATATTCTGGTTTGCCCTCGGCGCCCTGCTGTTTACGTACCTTCTTTTCCCGACCTTTCTTTTCCTCATCTCCCGATTCCGGCAGATCACCGTGCAGAAATTCGGGCCCGGAGACCAACTGCCCGGTATATCCATTATCATGGCCGCATACAATGAACAGGATGTTCTTGAAGAAAAGATCGAAAGTGTTTACCGGAGCACATATCCCTCCGACAAAATTGAATTTCTTGCCGGTTCGGATGCCTCAACCGACCGCACAAATGAAATACTTGAACGCGCAAGGCTGAAATATCCCTCCTTCCGTCCTTTCTTCTTCACACAGAGGATGGGAAAGGTAAAGATCATCAACACTCTGGCAGAACAGGCACATGGAGATATACTGGTTTTTACCGACGCCAATGTCATATTTCATCCTGACACATTGGCAGAACTTGTGGCTTCGTTCAAAGATCCGCATACAGGCCTTGTTGATTCGCATATGCAGCACCAGGGAATTGACGAAAGTGGCATTTCACGACAGGAACATGCCTACATTGCATGGGAAGTAAAAATCAAACACCTCGAAAGTGTCGTATGGGGCTGTATGATGGGGCCCTTCGGAGGATGTTTTGCCATACGAAAACAACTTTTTACCCCCGTTCCCGATACCTTTCTTGTCGATGACTTCTTTATCAACATGCATGTTCTGCAGCAGGGATTTTATGCCATCAACAGCCTCACGTCCCGTGTAACCGAAGACGTATCAAATGATCCATGGGTGGAATTCCGCAGAAAAACCAGAATAGCTGCCGGCAACTTTCAAAACCTGAAATATTTCAGGCACATGCTGCTCCCTTCCAGAGGAGCAAGATCCCTGTGCTTCTTTGCCCATAAGTTTCTCCGCTGGCTCGGCCCCCTGTGGATTATCCTTCTGCTCCTGTCCTCCCTTCTTCTTTTCCGGCAGGGTGTTTTCTACCAGATAGTTTTTCTGGTTATTTCGGCGGCCATCGTTCTCACTCTGGCCGATTTTTTGCTCAGGAAATTCG
This region includes:
- a CDS encoding glycosyltransferase family 4 protein encodes the protein MNILQLSIKFPWPPNDGGALATLALTRGFYELGHEVTMLAMNTSKHFFEMERLPEPVKKMANFRTVPVNTDIRFHKALLNLFFSRMPYNAERFVVPAFSEELRRLLGEKKFDIIQLEGLYLMPYLPVIRSCTSAPVVLRAHNIESEIWLRKFHQEQSLLKKAYTGILASRLRRMEIASVNQYDLLVTITERDADFFEKYGNEKPLEIIPFGIDPGDYPEPVFQTDPPSLFYIGALDWQPNISGLLWFLEEVWAEVKREFPHLAFHIAGRNAAPELQKRIRRHPVVFHGEVPSSRDFMRDKNILVVPLFAGSGIRVKIIEAMAMGKTVISTELGTEGIPASEGKELFHAQTAQDFIDAILTLAARPSRIAETGLAARQLVFSRFNNRDLTGKLLAFYKSHTA
- a CDS encoding glycosyltransferase; amino-acid sequence: MIPSLIFWFALGALLFTYLLFPTFLFLISRFRQITVQKFGPGDQLPGISIIMAAYNEQDVLEEKIESVYRSTYPSDKIEFLAGSDASTDRTNEILERARLKYPSFRPFFFTQRMGKVKIINTLAEQAHGDILVFTDANVIFHPDTLAELVASFKDPHTGLVDSHMQHQGIDESGISRQEHAYIAWEVKIKHLESVVWGCMMGPFGGCFAIRKQLFTPVPDTFLVDDFFINMHVLQQGFYAINSLTSRVTEDVSNDPWVEFRRKTRIAAGNFQNLKYFRHMLLPSRGARSLCFFAHKFLRWLGPLWIILLLLSSLLLFRQGVFYQIVFLVISAAIVLTLADFLLRKFGIHIVPLRFLNHFMVSNLALAAGCIQFLKGIHSNVWQPTKRHQSGNRD